One region of Oxalobacteraceae bacterium OTU3CAMAD1 genomic DNA includes:
- a CDS encoding glycoside hydrolase family 43 protein — MKITRQLAVGLTLAMASFASQAADAYVFAYFTGNGEDGLHFAGSADGYKWDKLGGGRSFLAPKVGNSKLMRDPCIVRGPDGTYHMVWTSGWNENNIGYASSKDLVNWSPQQQVPVMAHEPGSLNAWAPEIVYDDKRGEFLIFWASTIPRRFPATDGSSEEKYNHRMYYTTTRDFVTYAPTKLYYDPGFSVIDASFVRANGKNYLMVKDETRNPPKKYLQIAAAPDLRGPFGKLSAPITPPGLWVEGPTALQIGQDVILYYDAYTTKHYGAMRSRDMVKWEDVTAKMQFPDEGTPLRLRHGTVIAVPSELVTKLMNNSETRRAD, encoded by the coding sequence ATGAAAATCACGCGGCAACTGGCCGTTGGCTTAACGCTGGCGATGGCCAGTTTCGCGTCGCAGGCGGCCGACGCCTACGTCTTCGCCTACTTCACCGGCAACGGCGAGGACGGCCTGCATTTCGCCGGCAGCGCGGACGGCTACAAGTGGGACAAGTTGGGCGGCGGCCGCAGCTTCCTGGCGCCGAAGGTCGGCAACTCCAAATTGATGCGCGATCCCTGCATCGTGCGCGGCCCGGACGGCACCTATCACATGGTCTGGACGTCGGGCTGGAACGAGAACAACATCGGCTACGCGTCGTCGAAGGACCTGGTCAACTGGTCGCCGCAGCAGCAGGTGCCCGTGATGGCGCACGAACCGGGCTCGTTGAACGCCTGGGCGCCGGAGATCGTCTACGACGACAAGCGCGGCGAGTTCCTGATCTTCTGGGCATCCACGATACCTAGGCGCTTCCCGGCAACCGACGGCTCGTCGGAGGAAAAATACAACCACCGCATGTACTACACGACGACGCGCGACTTCGTCACCTACGCGCCGACGAAGCTATACTACGATCCCGGCTTCAGCGTGATCGACGCCAGCTTCGTGCGCGCCAACGGCAAGAACTACCTGATGGTCAAGGATGAGACGCGCAATCCGCCGAAGAAGTATCTGCAGATAGCGGCCGCGCCGGACTTGCGTGGACCGTTCGGTAAACTGAGTGCGCCCATTACGCCGCCGGGATTGTGGGTGGAAGGTCCAACGGCGCTGCAAATCGGCCAGGACGTGATCCTCTACTACGACGCCTACACGACCAAGCATTACGGCGCCATGCGCTCGCGCGACATGGTGAAATGGGAGGACGTCACGGCGAAGATGCAATTCCCCGACGAAGGCACGCCGCTGCGGCTGCGCCATGGCACGGTGATTGCCGTGCCATCGGAGTTGGTCACGAAGCTGATGAACAATTCTGAAACACGTAGGGCGGATTAG
- a CDS encoding glycoside hydrolase family 88 protein: MKVKLLLKKTAIAAMLLPLACQAWAETKPANDMTAPLHLMKADYPTPYGNPSIDDVNKVLNRVFTYLDAATPAQAINAKTKKEITNFSQMDDDTVLAPGDFRLTSYEWGVTYAGMLAAGGATGDKRYNEYVNKRLTLLANMAPATLARMKSNPQSKSPVRGMLEPHALDDIGAVCAAIVKAKQEGLQADVKPLLDSCITFIRTKEHRLKDGTLGRVRPQVDTLWLDDLFMAVPALAQLGKLTGDASYYDDAVKQVEQFSKRMFNEQKGIYMHGWVQGMEVHPEFHWARANGWAVMTLVELLDVLPKSHPGYPMVLKQLRAHVKGLASYQDGTGLWHQLLDRNDTYLETSATAIYAYSMARAINKGYIDKMAYAPAVMLAWNAVATKVNAKGQVEGVCVGTGMGFDPAFYAYRPVNVYAAHGYGPVLLAGAEVITMLKTHKFEINDSSLQLLVK, encoded by the coding sequence ATGAAAGTTAAGCTTTTGCTGAAAAAAACCGCCATCGCCGCCATGCTGCTGCCGCTGGCATGCCAGGCCTGGGCAGAGACCAAGCCGGCCAACGACATGACGGCGCCGCTGCACCTGATGAAGGCCGACTATCCCACGCCATACGGCAATCCGTCGATCGACGATGTCAACAAGGTGCTGAACCGGGTGTTCACATATCTGGATGCCGCCACCCCGGCGCAGGCGATCAACGCCAAGACCAAGAAAGAGATCACCAATTTCAGCCAGATGGATGACGACACCGTGCTCGCGCCGGGCGATTTCCGCCTGACCAGCTACGAATGGGGAGTGACTTACGCCGGCATGCTGGCGGCCGGCGGCGCCACCGGCGACAAGCGTTATAACGAGTATGTGAACAAGCGTTTGACGCTGCTGGCCAACATGGCGCCGGCCACGCTGGCGCGCATGAAGTCCAACCCGCAAAGCAAGTCGCCGGTGCGCGGCATGCTGGAGCCGCATGCGCTGGACGATATCGGCGCGGTGTGCGCGGCGATCGTCAAGGCCAAGCAGGAGGGTTTGCAGGCTGACGTGAAGCCGCTGCTGGATAGCTGCATCACCTTCATCCGGACCAAGGAGCATCGGCTGAAGGACGGGACCCTGGGCCGCGTGCGTCCGCAGGTCGATACGCTGTGGCTGGACGATCTGTTCATGGCCGTGCCGGCGCTGGCGCAGCTGGGCAAGCTGACCGGCGACGCCAGTTACTACGACGACGCGGTCAAACAGGTGGAGCAATTCTCCAAGCGGATGTTCAATGAGCAGAAGGGCATTTACATGCACGGTTGGGTGCAGGGGATGGAGGTGCATCCAGAATTCCATTGGGCCCGCGCGAACGGCTGGGCGGTGATGACGCTGGTGGAGCTGCTCGATGTGCTGCCGAAGAGCCATCCGGGGTATCCGATGGTGTTGAAGCAGTTGCGCGCGCATGTGAAGGGCTTGGCGTCGTATCAGGATGGCACGGGCTTGTGGCATCAACTGCTGGACCGGAACGATACGTATCTGGAGACGTCGGCCACGGCGATCTATGCGTACTCGATGGCGCGGGCGATCAACAAGGGGTATATCGACAAGATGGCGTATGCGCCGGCTGTCATGCTGGCCTGGAACGCGGTGGCGACCAAGGTGAATGCGAAGGGACAGGTTGAAGGGGTTTGTGTCGGGACGGGGATGGGATTCGATCCGGCGTTCTATGCCTATCGTCCGGTGAACGTGTATGCGGCGCACGGATATGGACCGGTGCTGCTGGCGGGCGCAGAAGTGATCACGATGCTGAAGACGCACAAGTTCGAGATCAACGATAGTTCGTTGCAGTTGTTGGTGAAATAA
- a CDS encoding rhamnogalacturonan acetylesterase, translated as MNRYLAFILKLCCAAAVAGSSTTSAQTPPPAVNTDPRNAQVVLPEPANPNLPSLILIGDSTVRNGKDDGQGKGAAGQWGWGNPFATMFDPARINVVNRAIGGLSSRTYLTTKHWERSLAFVKAGDVVLIQFGHNDAGPVNDTIRARGTIKGIGDEAEEIDNLMTGEREVVHSYGWYLRTFVADIKARGATAVICSPIPRKSWGEDGKIRRSQNEYAGWAEQVARQQKVGFIDLNGIVARQYDAMGRDEVMKMFPVVTPDEQTHTNLAGAELNARAVVAGLKALRTPVVMTALNAAGQAVPAAEDDRPVVDANKVAGEKPRDPSLPSLFLVGDSTVKSGGANGAIGWGERITPHFDTNKINVVNHAIGGRSSRTFFTEGRWDKVLAQLKAGDFVAIQFGHNDGARIGDPAGKNRGSAPGTGPETVEDTRPDGIKEQVHSFGWYMARYVADAKAKGATVILLSPVPHRDVWEQGRDFANYAQWDEEVARKGGAMFADLTMVVSDAYRKAGASAVNGYFSDARTHTNEAGAQFNAARVVDAFKTLPGNPLAAYLKH; from the coding sequence ATGAACAGATACCTTGCTTTCATCCTTAAATTGTGCTGCGCCGCAGCAGTCGCGGGTTCCTCGACGACGTCGGCGCAGACCCCGCCGCCCGCCGTCAACACCGATCCGCGCAACGCGCAGGTGGTGCTGCCGGAACCAGCGAATCCGAACCTGCCTTCACTGATATTGATCGGCGATTCCACGGTCCGCAACGGCAAGGACGACGGCCAAGGCAAAGGCGCGGCCGGCCAATGGGGATGGGGAAATCCGTTCGCCACGATGTTCGACCCGGCCAGGATCAACGTGGTCAATCGCGCCATCGGTGGCCTGAGCAGCCGCACCTATCTGACCACCAAGCACTGGGAGCGCAGCCTGGCCTTCGTCAAGGCGGGCGACGTGGTGCTGATCCAGTTCGGCCACAACGACGCGGGACCGGTCAACGACACCATCCGCGCGCGCGGCACCATCAAGGGTATCGGCGACGAGGCGGAGGAAATCGATAATCTGATGACCGGCGAGCGCGAAGTGGTGCACAGCTACGGGTGGTATTTGCGAACCTTCGTGGCCGATATCAAGGCGCGCGGCGCCACCGCCGTCATCTGCTCGCCAATACCGCGTAAAAGCTGGGGCGAGGATGGCAAGATACGGCGCAGCCAGAACGAGTACGCCGGCTGGGCCGAACAGGTGGCGCGCCAGCAGAAGGTCGGCTTCATCGACCTGAATGGCATCGTCGCCCGCCAATACGACGCGATGGGCCGCGACGAGGTGATGAAGATGTTCCCGGTGGTGACGCCGGACGAGCAGACCCACACGAATTTGGCCGGCGCCGAACTGAATGCCCGCGCGGTCGTCGCCGGCCTTAAAGCCTTGCGCACGCCAGTGGTCATGACGGCGCTGAACGCGGCCGGCCAGGCCGTTCCCGCCGCCGAGGATGACCGTCCGGTGGTCGACGCCAACAAGGTCGCGGGTGAGAAACCGCGCGATCCCTCGTTGCCCAGTCTATTTCTGGTCGGGGATTCGACCGTCAAAAGCGGCGGAGCGAATGGCGCGATCGGCTGGGGCGAGCGCATTACGCCGCACTTCGACACCAATAAGATCAATGTCGTCAACCACGCGATCGGTGGCCGCAGCAGCCGCACCTTCTTTACCGAGGGGCGCTGGGACAAGGTGCTGGCGCAACTGAAGGCGGGGGACTTCGTAGCGATCCAGTTTGGCCACAACGACGGCGCCCGCATTGGCGATCCCGCCGGTAAAAATCGCGGTTCTGCGCCCGGGACCGGGCCGGAGACGGTCGAGGACACGCGGCCGGATGGCATCAAGGAGCAGGTCCACAGCTTTGGCTGGTACATGGCGCGCTATGTCGCCGACGCAAAGGCCAAAGGCGCCACCGTGATCCTGCTGTCGCCGGTACCGCACCGCGACGTATGGGAGCAGGGCCGCGACTTCGCAAACTATGCGCAGTGGGACGAGGAAGTGGCGCGCAAAGGCGGCGCGATGTTTGCCGACCTGACGATGGTGGTCAGCGACGCTTACCGCAAGGCCGGCGCCAGTGCCGTCAACGGCTACTTTTCCGACGCTCGTACACACACCAATGAAGCCGGCGCGCAGTTCAATGCGGCGCGTGTAGTCGATGCCTTCAAAACCTTGCCAGGCAATCCGCTGGCAGCTTATCTCAAACACTAA